A window of the Xenopus laevis strain J_2021 chromosome 9_10L, Xenopus_laevis_v10.1, whole genome shotgun sequence genome harbors these coding sequences:
- the LOC108701090 gene encoding gastrula zinc finger protein XlCGF49.1-like — protein MEGLEADSQKKIGKTVWKLSKGEKKETHIPKNVLNVGKSNQSVNVPAAHKNNQRVCSGSPQAPPSTDEQSPRALKVQQIVQEKKFPYSVVGEKVEEKSFYRDDEGKDSKDRRFSCAVCHKSFAQKSNLITHMRVHTGSRPYICTECGKSFSTSSNAVTHQRVHTGERPYSCEECGKSFSISSNLVTHQRVHTGEKPYECSDCGKSFTHRSNLVIHQRGHSGEKPYVCLKCGKNFTHSSHLVAHQKIHA, from the coding sequence ATGGAAGGCCTTGAAGCTGATTCCCAAAAGAAGATCGGAAAAACTGTGTGGAAATTATCTAAAGGCGAAAAGAAAGAAACCCATATTcccaaaaatgtgttaaatgtggGCAAATCAAATCAAAGTGTAAATGTCCCAGCAGCCCATAAAAACAACCAAAGAGTGTGCAGTGGGTCGCCGCAAGCTCCGCCTTCTACAGATGAGCAAAGTCCCCGGGCGTTAAAGGTTCAGCAGATTGTCCAAGAGAAAAAGTTTCCATACAGCGTCGTGGGTGAAAAGGTGGAAGAAAAGTCTTTTTATAGAGACGATGAAGGCAAAGACTCAAAGGACAGGCGCTTTTCCTGTGCAGTTTGTCACAAGAGCTTTGCTCAGAAATCCAACCTTATCACGCACATGAGGGTGCACACGGGATCCAGGCCCTACATTTGCACGGAATGTGGGAAGAGCTTCAGTACCAGCTCCAATGCCGTCACACACCAGAGAGTCCACACGGGAGAGCGGCCCTACAGCTGCGAGGAATGCGGCAAAAGTTTCAGCATCAGCTCCAACCTGGTCACTCACCAGCGGGTGCACACCGGAGAGAAACCCTATGAGTGCTCTGACTGTGGCAAAAGCTTCACCCACCGCTCCAACCTGGTTATTCACCAGAGGGGACACTCGGGAGAGAAGCCCTACGTCTGCTTAAAATGTGGGAAGAACTTTACTCACAGTTCCCATCTTGTGGCGCACCAGAAAATCCACGCGTAA